One region of Microbacterium sp. M28 genomic DNA includes:
- a CDS encoding glutamate synthase subunit beta, which translates to MADPKGFLKVTERELPARRPVPVRIMDWKEVYEPGDQAVLRRQAGRCMDCGVPFCHSGCPLGNLIPEWNDLTWRGEGRAAIERLHATNNFPEFTGRLCPAPCESSCVLGINQPAVTIKQVEVSIIDEAFSHGWVEAEPPERLTGKTVAVVGSGPAGLAAAQQLTRAGHTVAVFERDDRIGGLLRYGIPDFKMEKSHIEARLRQMQEEGTRFRAGVEIGKDISWADLRARYDAVVIATGATVPRDLAIPGRDLDGVHFAMEYLVESNHVVAGDKVPNQITAEGKHVIVIGGGDTGADCIGTAHRQGALSVTNLAIGRQPGDARPDHQPWPMMPTLFEVSSAHEEGGERVYLASTVEFLSNDAGEVRALRVAETEYVDGRRVPKSGTEREIPADLVLIAMGFTGPEQDGYTDETRPQVTDRGAFRRDDSYESTIPGVFVAGDAGRGQSLIVWAIAEGRAAAASVDRFLMGETVLPAPVRPTDVAIGLQPA; encoded by the coding sequence GTGGCTGACCCCAAGGGCTTTCTGAAGGTGACGGAGCGCGAGCTGCCTGCTCGTCGCCCCGTCCCGGTGCGGATCATGGACTGGAAAGAGGTCTATGAACCCGGTGACCAGGCGGTGCTGCGTCGTCAGGCCGGACGCTGCATGGACTGCGGCGTTCCGTTCTGCCATTCCGGATGCCCGCTGGGCAACCTGATCCCTGAGTGGAACGACCTCACCTGGCGCGGCGAGGGGCGCGCGGCCATCGAGCGCCTGCACGCGACCAACAACTTCCCGGAGTTCACGGGGCGGCTGTGCCCCGCGCCCTGCGAGAGCTCGTGCGTGCTGGGCATCAACCAGCCGGCGGTCACGATCAAGCAGGTCGAGGTCTCGATCATCGATGAGGCGTTCTCGCACGGCTGGGTCGAGGCGGAGCCGCCGGAGCGCCTGACCGGCAAGACGGTCGCCGTCGTCGGCTCCGGGCCCGCGGGTCTCGCCGCCGCTCAGCAGCTGACGCGCGCCGGCCACACCGTCGCCGTGTTCGAGCGCGACGACCGCATCGGCGGCCTGCTGCGCTACGGCATCCCGGACTTCAAGATGGAGAAGAGCCACATCGAGGCTCGTCTTCGTCAGATGCAGGAGGAGGGCACGCGTTTCCGCGCCGGCGTCGAGATCGGCAAGGACATCAGCTGGGCCGATCTGCGGGCCCGTTACGACGCGGTCGTCATCGCGACCGGTGCCACCGTCCCGCGCGACCTGGCGATCCCCGGCCGCGACCTGGACGGCGTGCACTTCGCGATGGAGTACCTCGTCGAGTCGAACCACGTGGTCGCCGGAGACAAGGTCCCGAACCAGATCACCGCCGAGGGCAAGCACGTCATCGTGATCGGTGGCGGCGACACCGGTGCCGACTGCATCGGTACGGCCCACCGTCAGGGGGCGCTCAGCGTCACGAACCTCGCGATCGGCCGCCAGCCCGGTGACGCCCGGCCCGACCACCAGCCATGGCCGATGATGCCGACGCTCTTCGAAGTGTCGTCCGCGCACGAGGAGGGCGGCGAGCGGGTGTACCTCGCATCGACCGTCGAGTTCCTCTCGAACGACGCGGGCGAGGTGCGCGCGCTGCGTGTCGCCGAGACCGAGTACGTCGACGGCCGTCGCGTGCCCAAGAGCGGCACCGAGCGCGAGATCCCGGCGGACCTCGTCCTGATCGCGATGGGCTTCACCGGCCCTGAGCAGGACGGCTACACCGACGAGACGCGCCCGCAGGTGACCGACCGAGGCGCATTCCGGCGCGATGACTCGTACGAGTCGACGATCCCGGGCGTGTTCGTGGCCGGTGACGCCGGGCGAGGACAGTCGCTCATCGTCTGGGCGATCGCGGAGGGACGCGCCGCCGCGGCGAGCGTCGACCGCTTCCTGATGGGCGAGACGGTGCTGCCTGCACCGGTGCGTCCGACGGATGTCGCGATCGGCCTGCAGCCCGCGTAG
- the lgt gene encoding prolipoprotein diacylglyceryl transferase has product MSLALSSTLTGVLTSIPSPPENTFSIGPVTIYYYALCIIAGIIVATLMTNHRLTKRGAEPWIVIDIVIIAVPLAIIAARLYHVFTHPNDYFGEGINTWNPFQPGSIWAIWEGGIAIYGALIGGAVGAWLGCRWAKIRFWSFADALAPGLLLAQAMGRFGNWFNHELFGLPTDLPWGLEIESDNPAFPPGLADGTLFHPTFLYEVIWNGLGVLVLLWLGRNLYFQWGRLFAVYLIWYSAGRILWESIRIDPSEIILGLRSNVWAAILGVVVGIVIIIVQTRRHPGREPSVYQPGYSRKDVDADVQSQDNPSDFVDVSEPPSEEVTAGATATSTAPTNEAGAR; this is encoded by the coding sequence CGCGCTCTCCAGCACACTCACCGGCGTGCTCACCAGCATCCCGAGCCCGCCCGAGAACACGTTCTCGATCGGTCCGGTGACGATCTACTACTACGCGCTCTGCATCATCGCGGGCATCATCGTCGCCACGCTGATGACCAACCACCGCCTCACCAAGCGCGGTGCGGAGCCCTGGATCGTGATCGACATCGTCATCATCGCGGTGCCGCTGGCGATCATCGCCGCACGTCTGTACCACGTCTTCACCCACCCGAACGACTACTTCGGCGAGGGCATCAACACGTGGAACCCCTTCCAGCCGGGCTCGATCTGGGCGATCTGGGAGGGCGGCATCGCCATCTACGGCGCCCTCATCGGCGGTGCGGTGGGCGCGTGGCTCGGCTGCCGCTGGGCGAAGATCCGGTTCTGGAGCTTCGCGGACGCTCTTGCGCCCGGCCTTCTGTTGGCGCAGGCCATGGGCCGGTTCGGCAACTGGTTCAACCACGAGCTGTTCGGACTGCCGACGGACCTGCCGTGGGGACTGGAGATCGAGTCGGACAACCCGGCCTTCCCCCCAGGGCTCGCCGACGGCACGCTGTTCCACCCGACCTTCCTCTACGAGGTGATCTGGAACGGCCTCGGCGTCCTCGTGCTGCTGTGGCTGGGTCGCAACCTGTACTTCCAGTGGGGCCGCCTGTTCGCGGTCTACCTGATCTGGTACAGCGCGGGCCGCATCCTCTGGGAGTCCATCCGGATCGACCCGAGCGAGATCATCCTCGGCCTGCGCAGCAACGTCTGGGCGGCCATCCTCGGTGTCGTCGTCGGCATCGTGATCATCATCGTCCAGACGCGCCGTCACCCCGGTCGCGAGCCGTCGGTGTACCAGCCCGGCTACAGCCGGAAGGACGTCGACGCTGATGTACAATCGCAGGACAATCCCTCTGACTTCGTCGACGTGAGCGAGCCTCCGTCCGAAGAGGTCACCGCAGGAGCCACCGCCACAAGCACCGCTCCCACGAACGAGGCAGGCGCCCGATAA
- a CDS encoding hotdog fold thioesterase, with product MNGLEWATARGMGALAEKMGIEFTEFGVERAVATMPVEGNTQPVGLVHGGAYVVLGESLGSMAANLHAGPGKLAVGVDINATHTRSATSGVVTGVCTPLHLGRSITVHEIVVSDDLGRRCSTIRITNMIKDLPA from the coding sequence ATGAACGGCCTGGAGTGGGCGACCGCCCGCGGCATGGGCGCTCTGGCCGAGAAGATGGGCATCGAGTTCACCGAATTCGGTGTGGAGCGCGCTGTCGCGACCATGCCGGTAGAAGGCAACACGCAGCCCGTCGGCCTCGTGCACGGCGGCGCATACGTCGTGCTCGGCGAGTCGCTCGGTTCGATGGCCGCGAACCTCCACGCCGGTCCCGGCAAGCTCGCGGTCGGCGTGGACATCAACGCCACGCACACGCGATCGGCCACGTCCGGTGTCGTCACCGGAGTGTGCACGCCGCTGCACCTCGGACGCAGCATCACGGTGCACGAGATCGTCGTCTCCGATGATCTGGGCCGTCGGTGCTCGACGATCCGCATCACCAACATGATCAAGGATCTCCCGGCCTGA
- a CDS encoding ANTAR domain-containing response regulator, protein MTEEQAEQSTASAPRRVVVAEDESLIRLDIVEILRDNGFDVVGEAGDGETAVALATELRPDLVIMDVKMPQLDGISAAEKLHKGNIAPVVLLTAFSQKELVERASEAGALAYVVKPFTPNDLLPAIEIALARHEQIITLEAEVADMVERFETRKLVDRAKGLLNEKMGLSEPEAFRWIQKASMDRRLTMQDVAKAIIEQLAPKK, encoded by the coding sequence GTGACCGAAGAACAGGCTGAACAGTCCACGGCATCCGCTCCGCGACGCGTCGTCGTCGCCGAAGACGAATCGCTGATCCGTCTCGACATCGTCGAGATCCTGCGAGACAACGGATTCGACGTGGTCGGTGAGGCCGGAGACGGCGAGACCGCCGTCGCACTCGCGACCGAGCTGCGCCCCGACCTGGTCATCATGGACGTCAAGATGCCCCAGCTCGACGGCATCAGCGCCGCCGAGAAGCTGCACAAGGGCAACATCGCCCCGGTCGTCCTGCTGACCGCGTTCAGCCAGAAGGAACTCGTCGAGCGCGCGAGCGAGGCCGGCGCGCTGGCGTACGTCGTGAAGCCCTTCACGCCGAACGACCTGCTGCCGGCGATTGAGATCGCTCTCGCCCGCCACGAGCAGATCATCACGCTCGAGGCCGAGGTCGCCGACATGGTCGAGCGCTTCGAGACCCGCAAGCTCGTCGACCGCGCCAAGGGCCTGCTGAACGAGAAGATGGGCCTCTCCGAGCCCGAGGCGTTCCGCTGGATCCAGAAGGCGTCGATGGATCGTCGCCTCACCATGCAGGACGTCGCGAAGGCGATCATCGAGCAGCTCGCTCCCAAGAAGTGA
- the gltB gene encoding glutamate synthase large subunit: MYNPAFEKDACGLAMVATLRGTPGHDIIQQALEALRNLEHRGAIGSDAGTGDGAGILTQMPDEFLRAVSGFELPAAGEYAVGLAFLPLHAGERRTQKAGVERIAREEGLTVLGWRVVPTANEHLGKLADEARPAFEQLFVARPAHGDAPALSGIALDRVAYRLRKRAGHELGAYFVSLSSRTLGYKGMVTTLQLEPFYPDLQDERFASELAVVHSRYSTNTFPSWPLAQPLRMLAHNGEINTVGGNRNWMRARQSQLESELLGDIRPLLPICTDGASDSASFDEVLELLTLTGRSLPHAILMMVPEAYEKQTDISPELRAFYEYHSNQMEPWDGPAALIFTDGTLVGATLDRNGLRPGRWTETTDGLVVIGSETGVLEFEPERIKRRGRLQPGKMFVVDTAAGRIVEDAEIKQQLATLHPWQKWLDEGSVRLADLPEREHIVHPPASITRRQRTFGYTEEEVRILLTPMGQNGVEPLGAMGSDTPIAVLSERPRLLFDYFTQQFAQVTNPPLDSIREEVVTSLKLGLGPERNLLSWGPEHAHTVTLDFPVIDNDELAKIRHIDKAMPARRSVTIRGLYHFDAGPQSLPDRIEEMCAEVDAAIADGAEFLILSDRDSNKDLVPIPSLLMVSAIHHHLIRRENRMKVGLIVEAGDVREVHHVATLIGYGASAVNPYLAMETVEHLVRTGFITGVTPEKAVRNLIYALGKGVLKIMSKMGISTVSSYAGAQVFEAVGLSQEFIDAYFTGTETKLGGIGIDEVYTENQARHDYAYPEDAAARAHERLWTGGEYQWRRDGSPHLFNPETVFRLQHSTRTRRYDIFREYTKLVDDQAAELKTLRGLFSLRTGQRTPVPLDDVEPVSAIVKRFSTGAMSYGSISREAHETLAIAMNRIGGKSNTGEGGEEPDRLLDPERRSAIKQVASGRFGVTSQYLTEAEDIQIKLAQGAKPGEGGQLPPGKVYPWVARTRHATAGVGLISPPPHHDIYSIEDLKQLIFDLKRANPDARIHTKLVSQSGIGAVSAGVAKALSDVILVSGHDGGTGASPLNSLKHAGTPWELGLAETQQTLMLNGMRDRVVVQVDGQLKTGRDVVIGALLGAEEFGFATAPLVVSGCIMMRVCHLDTCPVGVATQNPVLRERFTGKPEFVVNFMEFIAEEVREILAELGFRSLDEIIGRSDLIEADAAIEHWKADGLDLSPILEGPVFPASEPRRSGREQDHELDAHFDVQLIEMAQEALEDGSPVLIELPIRNTERAVGTMLGHEVTTRYGAAGLARETIDVTLTGTAGQSLGAFMPAGIALRLEGDANDYVGKGLSGGDITIRPPRGATIVPQENVIAGNVIGYGATSGTIFISGVVGERFLVRNSGATAVVEGVGDHALEYMTGGLAVILGATGRNLGAGMSGGIAYVHALRTDKVNAQSLDSGELRLEQLDRADLEVLRSLLTEHVERTASPLAAEMLADFDTVATEFVKVLPRDFAAVQNMRQEAEQAGLDPDGDVIWNRILEVTGG, translated from the coding sequence ATGTACAACCCGGCGTTCGAGAAGGACGCCTGTGGCCTTGCCATGGTCGCCACGCTCCGCGGCACGCCAGGTCATGACATCATCCAGCAGGCGCTCGAAGCCCTGCGCAACCTGGAGCACCGCGGCGCGATCGGCTCGGATGCGGGCACCGGAGATGGCGCAGGCATCCTGACCCAGATGCCCGACGAGTTCCTCCGCGCTGTGTCAGGGTTCGAACTTCCCGCGGCCGGCGAATACGCCGTCGGCCTCGCCTTCCTCCCGCTGCACGCGGGGGAGCGGCGCACGCAGAAGGCCGGCGTCGAGCGGATCGCCCGAGAAGAGGGCCTGACCGTCCTCGGATGGCGCGTCGTCCCGACGGCCAACGAGCACCTCGGCAAGCTCGCCGACGAGGCGCGCCCCGCCTTCGAGCAGCTCTTCGTCGCGCGCCCTGCGCACGGCGACGCCCCCGCGCTCTCCGGCATCGCGCTCGACCGCGTCGCCTACCGGCTGCGCAAGCGCGCCGGTCACGAGCTCGGCGCCTACTTCGTCTCGCTCTCCAGCCGCACGCTCGGCTACAAGGGCATGGTGACGACGCTCCAGCTCGAGCCGTTCTACCCCGATCTCCAGGATGAGCGCTTCGCCAGCGAACTCGCCGTGGTGCACTCGCGGTACTCGACCAACACGTTCCCGTCGTGGCCGCTCGCGCAGCCGCTGCGGATGCTCGCCCACAACGGCGAGATCAACACCGTCGGCGGCAACCGGAACTGGATGCGCGCCCGCCAGTCGCAGCTCGAATCCGAGCTCCTCGGCGACATCCGCCCGCTGCTGCCGATCTGCACGGACGGCGCGAGCGACTCGGCCTCCTTCGACGAGGTCCTCGAACTGCTCACGCTCACCGGCCGGAGCCTCCCGCACGCCATCCTGATGATGGTGCCGGAGGCCTACGAGAAGCAGACGGACATCTCTCCCGAGCTGCGCGCGTTCTACGAGTACCACTCGAACCAGATGGAGCCGTGGGACGGCCCTGCCGCCCTCATCTTCACCGACGGCACGCTCGTCGGCGCGACGCTCGACCGCAACGGTCTTCGTCCCGGCCGCTGGACCGAGACGACGGACGGACTCGTCGTCATCGGCTCCGAGACCGGAGTGCTCGAGTTCGAGCCGGAGCGCATCAAGCGCCGTGGTCGCCTGCAGCCGGGCAAGATGTTCGTCGTCGACACGGCCGCCGGCCGCATCGTCGAGGATGCCGAGATCAAGCAGCAGCTGGCCACGCTGCACCCGTGGCAGAAATGGCTCGATGAGGGATCGGTCCGCCTGGCCGACCTGCCGGAGCGCGAGCACATCGTGCACCCGCCGGCATCCATCACCCGGCGCCAGCGCACCTTCGGCTACACCGAGGAAGAGGTGCGCATCCTCCTGACGCCCATGGGCCAGAACGGCGTCGAGCCGCTCGGAGCCATGGGATCCGACACGCCGATCGCCGTGCTGAGCGAGCGCCCCCGTCTGCTGTTCGACTACTTCACTCAGCAGTTCGCCCAGGTGACCAACCCGCCGCTGGACTCGATCCGCGAAGAGGTCGTCACGAGCCTGAAGCTGGGCCTGGGGCCGGAGCGCAACCTGCTCAGCTGGGGTCCGGAGCACGCGCACACCGTCACGCTCGACTTCCCGGTCATCGACAACGACGAGCTCGCGAAGATCCGCCACATCGACAAGGCCATGCCGGCCCGCCGCTCGGTGACGATCCGGGGGCTGTACCACTTCGACGCCGGACCGCAGTCGCTGCCCGACCGCATCGAGGAGATGTGCGCCGAGGTCGACGCCGCGATCGCCGACGGCGCCGAGTTCCTGATCCTCTCGGATCGCGACTCGAACAAGGACCTCGTCCCGATCCCTTCGCTGCTGATGGTCTCCGCGATCCACCACCACCTGATCCGGCGCGAGAACCGCATGAAGGTGGGACTCATCGTCGAAGCGGGCGACGTCCGCGAGGTGCACCACGTCGCGACGCTGATCGGCTATGGGGCGTCAGCAGTCAACCCGTACCTCGCGATGGAGACGGTCGAGCATCTCGTCCGCACCGGCTTCATCACGGGTGTCACGCCGGAGAAGGCCGTCCGCAACCTGATCTACGCGCTCGGCAAGGGCGTGCTGAAGATCATGTCGAAGATGGGCATCTCCACGGTGTCCTCGTACGCGGGCGCCCAGGTGTTCGAGGCCGTCGGCCTCAGCCAGGAGTTCATCGACGCGTACTTCACCGGCACGGAGACCAAACTCGGCGGCATCGGCATCGACGAGGTCTACACCGAGAACCAGGCCCGCCACGACTACGCCTACCCGGAGGACGCCGCCGCACGTGCACACGAGCGGCTGTGGACCGGCGGCGAGTACCAGTGGCGTCGGGACGGGTCGCCGCACCTGTTCAACCCGGAGACCGTCTTCCGGCTGCAGCACTCGACCCGCACCCGCCGGTACGACATCTTCCGCGAGTACACCAAGCTCGTCGACGACCAGGCCGCCGAGCTGAAGACGCTGCGCGGGTTGTTCTCGCTGCGCACCGGCCAGCGCACCCCGGTGCCGCTGGACGATGTCGAGCCCGTGAGCGCGATCGTCAAGCGGTTCTCGACCGGAGCCATGAGCTACGGCTCGATCTCCCGTGAGGCGCACGAGACGCTCGCCATCGCGATGAACCGCATCGGCGGCAAGTCCAACACGGGCGAGGGCGGCGAGGAACCGGATCGTCTGCTCGACCCGGAGCGCCGAAGCGCGATCAAGCAGGTCGCCTCCGGACGTTTCGGCGTGACCAGCCAGTACCTCACCGAGGCGGAGGACATCCAGATCAAGCTCGCACAGGGCGCCAAGCCCGGCGAGGGCGGTCAGCTGCCTCCTGGCAAGGTGTACCCGTGGGTCGCCCGCACCCGTCACGCGACCGCCGGCGTCGGCCTCATCTCGCCGCCGCCGCACCACGACATCTACTCGATCGAGGACCTCAAGCAGCTGATCTTCGATCTCAAGCGCGCCAACCCGGATGCCCGCATCCACACCAAGCTCGTCAGCCAGTCCGGCATCGGCGCGGTGTCTGCGGGTGTCGCCAAGGCGCTCAGCGACGTCATCCTCGTCTCCGGACACGACGGCGGCACCGGAGCGAGTCCGCTGAACTCGCTCAAGCACGCCGGAACCCCGTGGGAGCTCGGCCTCGCCGAGACGCAGCAGACGCTCATGCTCAACGGCATGCGCGACCGCGTCGTCGTTCAGGTGGACGGTCAGCTCAAGACCGGACGCGACGTCGTCATCGGCGCCCTGCTCGGCGCAGAGGAGTTCGGGTTCGCCACGGCCCCGCTCGTCGTGAGCGGATGCATCATGATGCGCGTCTGCCACCTCGACACCTGCCCTGTGGGTGTCGCGACGCAGAACCCGGTGCTGCGCGAGCGCTTCACGGGCAAGCCGGAGTTCGTCGTGAACTTCATGGAGTTCATCGCGGAGGAGGTGCGCGAGATCCTCGCCGAGCTCGGCTTCCGTTCGCTCGACGAGATCATCGGACGCAGCGACCTCATCGAGGCCGACGCGGCGATCGAGCACTGGAAGGCGGACGGCCTCGACCTGTCGCCGATCCTCGAGGGACCGGTGTTCCCGGCATCCGAGCCCCGCCGCAGCGGCCGGGAGCAGGACCACGAATTGGACGCGCACTTCGACGTCCAGCTCATCGAGATGGCTCAGGAAGCGCTCGAGGACGGCTCGCCCGTGCTCATCGAGCTGCCGATCCGCAACACGGAACGCGCCGTCGGGACGATGCTCGGTCACGAGGTCACGACGCGCTACGGTGCCGCAGGGCTCGCCAGGGAGACGATCGACGTCACACTCACGGGAACGGCGGGGCAGTCGCTCGGCGCGTTCATGCCGGCCGGCATCGCGCTGCGTCTCGAGGGCGACGCGAACGACTACGTCGGCAAGGGCCTGTCCGGTGGCGACATCACGATCCGTCCGCCGCGCGGCGCGACCATCGTGCCTCAGGAGAACGTCATCGCGGGCAACGTCATCGGCTACGGCGCCACGAGCGGGACGATCTTCATCTCGGGCGTGGTCGGCGAGCGATTCCTGGTGCGCAACTCCGGGGCGACAGCGGTCGTCGAAGGCGTGGGAGACCATGCGCTGGAGTACATGACCGGCGGTCTCGCCGTCATCCTCGGCGCGACGGGTCGCAACCTCGGCGCCGGTATGTCCGGTGGCATCGCGTACGTCCATGCACTCCGAACGGACAAGGTCAACGCCCAGTCCCTGGACAGCGGCGAACTGCGTCTGGAGCAGCTCGACCGCGCCGATCTCGAGGTGCTGAGGAGTCTTCTCACCGAGCACGTCGAGCGCACGGCATCCCCCCTGGCGGCAGAGATGCTCGCCGATTTCGACACCGTGGCGACCGAGTTCGTCAAGGTGCTTCCGCGCGACTTCGCCGCGGTTCAGAACATGCGCCAGGAGGCGGAGCAGGCCGGGCTCGACCCGGACGGCGACGTCATCTGGAACCGGATCCTGGAGGTGACCGGTGGCTGA
- the pyk gene encoding pyruvate kinase — MRRAKIVATLGPATSSYENVRAIIEAGVDVARLNLSHGDYSVHDANYANVRRAADDAGKAVAVLVDLQGPKIRLGKFEAGPYHLEVGDIFKITTEEIIGNREICGTTFKGLPQDVKPGDFLLIDDGKVRVEVVETDGTVVTTKVIVAGPVSNNKGINLPGVAVNVPALSEKDEADLRWGLKIGADLIALSFVRNASDVVRVHEIMAEEGVRVPVIAKIEKPQAVDALEGIVDAFDGIMVARGDLGVELPLEAVPIVQKRAVELARRNAKPVIVATQMLESMISSPVPTRAETSDVANAVLDGADAVMLSGETSVGEYPIVVVETMARIIASTEEHGLERIAPLTNKPKTQGGAITLAALEVAEFVEAKYLCVFTQSGDSARRLSRLRSRIPMIAFTPEPDIRRRMALTWGISSNLVDVVEHTDMMFLQVDDYLLKNGLAAEGDKVVVISGSPPGIVGSTNDIRVHKVGDAVGGAAPIYKAAGA, encoded by the coding sequence TTGAGACGCGCGAAAATCGTCGCCACCCTCGGCCCCGCAACCAGTTCCTATGAGAACGTGCGGGCCATCATCGAAGCCGGAGTGGACGTCGCCCGACTGAACCTCAGCCACGGCGACTACTCCGTTCACGACGCCAACTACGCCAACGTCCGTCGCGCAGCCGACGACGCCGGCAAGGCGGTGGCCGTGCTCGTCGACCTGCAGGGTCCGAAGATCCGCCTCGGCAAGTTCGAGGCCGGCCCCTACCACCTCGAGGTCGGTGACATCTTCAAGATCACCACCGAGGAGATCATCGGAAACCGCGAGATCTGCGGGACCACGTTCAAGGGCCTGCCCCAGGACGTCAAGCCCGGTGACTTCCTCCTCATCGACGACGGCAAGGTCCGCGTCGAGGTCGTCGAGACCGATGGAACCGTCGTCACGACCAAGGTGATCGTCGCCGGCCCGGTGTCCAACAACAAGGGCATCAACCTGCCGGGTGTCGCCGTCAACGTCCCCGCGCTGAGCGAGAAGGACGAGGCGGATCTGCGCTGGGGTCTGAAGATCGGTGCCGACCTCATCGCGCTGTCCTTCGTCCGCAACGCTTCGGATGTCGTCCGCGTGCACGAGATCATGGCGGAGGAGGGCGTGCGCGTCCCCGTCATCGCCAAGATCGAGAAGCCGCAGGCCGTCGACGCGCTCGAGGGCATCGTCGACGCGTTCGACGGCATCATGGTCGCGCGTGGCGACCTGGGTGTCGAGCTGCCGCTGGAGGCGGTGCCGATCGTGCAGAAGCGCGCGGTCGAGCTGGCCCGCCGCAACGCGAAGCCCGTCATCGTCGCGACGCAGATGCTCGAGTCGATGATCTCCAGCCCTGTGCCGACGCGTGCCGAGACGAGCGACGTCGCCAACGCCGTCCTCGACGGTGCGGATGCCGTGATGCTGTCCGGTGAGACCAGCGTCGGTGAGTACCCCATCGTCGTGGTCGAGACCATGGCACGCATCATCGCGTCGACCGAGGAGCACGGCCTGGAGCGCATCGCACCGCTCACGAACAAGCCGAAGACCCAGGGCGGAGCGATCACGCTCGCCGCGCTCGAGGTCGCCGAGTTCGTCGAAGCGAAGTACCTGTGCGTCTTCACGCAGTCGGGTGACTCGGCACGGCGCCTGTCTCGTCTGCGCTCGCGCATCCCGATGATCGCGTTCACGCCGGAGCCCGACATCCGTCGCCGCATGGCGCTGACGTGGGGCATCAGCTCGAACCTCGTCGATGTCGTCGAGCACACCGACATGATGTTCCTGCAGGTGGACGACTACCTGCTGAAGAACGGTCTCGCCGCCGAAGGCGACAAGGTCGTCGTGATCTCCGGATCCCCTCCAGGGATCGTCGGCTCGACGAACGACATCCGCGTCCACAAGGTCGGGGATGCCGTCGGCGGCGCCGCTCCGATCTACAAGGCCGCAGGGGCCTGA
- a CDS encoding esterase/lipase family protein, translating to MTSLLRRASWWFRDYVYAIAWQARAAVDRTDPASFESGSRTPIVVLPGVYETWQFLRPLVEALHAQGHPVHVVRALHRNRRPISELAEDVTVFLEQSELRDVIIVAHSKGGLAGKLVMVGRAGERVRSMLAIATPFGGSRYARIMPVRTLRAFSPLDPGIIGLARQQEANSRIVSIYARFDPHIPEGSELPGAKNVRLDAGGHFRILAHPRVIAELAVLAE from the coding sequence ATGACGTCCCTTCTTCGCAGGGCGTCGTGGTGGTTCCGCGACTACGTCTACGCCATCGCGTGGCAGGCTCGTGCCGCCGTCGATCGCACCGATCCGGCATCGTTCGAGAGCGGATCCAGGACGCCGATCGTGGTCCTTCCGGGCGTCTACGAGACCTGGCAGTTCCTGAGGCCGCTCGTCGAGGCGCTGCACGCACAGGGGCATCCCGTCCACGTCGTCCGGGCGCTGCACCGCAACCGCCGTCCGATCAGCGAGCTCGCCGAGGACGTCACGGTCTTCCTCGAGCAGTCCGAATTGCGGGACGTGATCATCGTCGCGCACAGCAAGGGCGGTCTCGCCGGCAAGCTCGTCATGGTCGGTCGGGCGGGGGAACGGGTGCGCTCGATGCTGGCGATCGCCACTCCTTTCGGCGGGTCGCGCTATGCACGCATCATGCCGGTGCGCACGCTGCGGGCCTTCTCGCCGCTGGATCCGGGAATCATCGGACTCGCGCGCCAGCAGGAGGCGAACAGCAGGATCGTGTCGATCTACGCGCGCTTCGATCCGCACATCCCCGAGGGCAGCGAACTGCCGGGGGCGAAGAACGTGCGCCTCGATGCCGGGGGCCACTTCCGGATCCTCGCGCATCCGCGCGTCATCGCGGAGCTCGCCGTTCTCGCGGAGTGA
- a CDS encoding GNAT family N-acetyltransferase: protein MTFDLDDGIRLRLVESGDAEVYAAAYDANRAHLARWDPVRDESFYTVEWHEALIAQHLRDHESGRAARFVIVHEDGRMVGVANIANVVRGAFHSADLGYWIDASLAGRGIMTRVVSVLIDHARTELGLHRLQAATLLDNAASQRVLARNGFERIGIAPKYLRIAGEWQDHILFQRILSD, encoded by the coding sequence GTGACGTTCGACCTCGACGACGGCATCCGCCTGCGTCTGGTCGAATCGGGGGATGCCGAGGTGTACGCCGCTGCATACGACGCCAACCGGGCGCACCTCGCGCGCTGGGACCCGGTGCGCGACGAGAGCTTCTACACCGTCGAATGGCATGAGGCGCTCATCGCGCAGCATCTCCGCGACCACGAGAGCGGCCGAGCCGCACGTTTCGTGATCGTCCACGAGGACGGTCGGATGGTGGGCGTGGCGAACATCGCGAACGTCGTCCGCGGAGCGTTCCACAGTGCCGATCTCGGCTACTGGATCGACGCGTCGCTCGCCGGCCGCGGCATCATGACCCGCGTCGTGTCCGTGCTGATCGATCACGCCCGCACGGAGCTCGGGCTCCACCGTCTGCAGGCCGCGACGCTGCTCGACAACGCGGCGTCGCAGCGCGTGCTCGCGCGCAACGGCTTCGAGAGGATCGGCATCGCGCCGAAGTACCTGCGCATCGCGGGGGAGTGGCAGGACCACATCCTGTTCCAGCGGATCCTCTCCGACTGA